The Fulvia fulva chromosome 1, complete sequence region TCGTTCCAGAGCCTTCTTCTCGGCACCCTGCATCATCTCTTCTCCCCGCATAGACGCACTCGCAGTACCGCCCACATTCTCTTGCACTTTGGCAAATATAGCAAGGCCATCGCTCGGCTTATATAGCCTGACGATTTTGGTTCCCGCAAGTTGGACGAATAGGTTGGGATTAGGGTCTCGATGCAGTGGTGTGTATGTTGGTGCTTGTCCCAGCCAGATCGAAGAGTCGTACAAGTCACCCTTCCCTGCGAGACATACTAGGTCCGGCGTCGGTACATCGTTTACTAGGCTGCGTGGCAAGTCCATCAGAGGGGCCTGGGCCAAATAGATTCGAGCAGTCGGCGTGGTCATGGTAGAGGCACTGAAGAAGTCGTTAGAAGGGACTGTGCGCTTGATAGCTCCTGCGCCTGGCACGTAAGAACTGAAGTAGCGATTGCGCGGCGCCCTGTACTGCGAGGCGAAGGCGATGACGCACTCTAGGAAGAAGCTCAGAGACTGCTCAATGCGAGAGAAGCTGTCGTAGTTGCTGATCTCCAGGGGGACTATCGTAGCGCCGAACTTGGCGAGGTAGGAC contains the following coding sequences:
- a CDS encoding Lysine-specific demethylase JMJ30; this encodes MLRGSRLPASLSHTTCRAYSATTGTRKVRVLSNGSVETFRRDAFQPAVPAVLPSKHFAAMPAIHKWFLKSADNESIALNASYLAKFGATIVPLEISNYDSFSRIEQSLSFFLDASTMTTPTARIYLAQAPLMDLPRSLVNDVPTPDLVCLAGKGDLYDSSIWLGQAPTYTPLHRDPNPNLFVQLAGTKIVRLYKPSDGLAIFAKVQENVGGTASASMRGEEMMQGAEKKALEREVWEQNDSSGPLCWEAELSSGDGLFIPKGWWHSIKGVGGGMTGSVNWWFR